In Gloeocapsa sp. PCC 73106, the sequence CAGCATAACACCGTGGTTTATCAAACAGAAGATAAATATAGAGGAATGCCCCATCGTTACTGTATTTTAATGAATAGAGCAGACATCAAACAAGCAAACTTGCAAGAACATCAACGAGTAACGGTTATCGGTCAAGCTGGTAAATTGGAGAATATAGAAATTATTGGTGGTGGAATGCGATCGGGCACAGCTTTTATGTTTTATCCTGAGGCTAATCAATTGTGTTCTGGGAAAATCGACCCTAAAAGTGGTACTCCTGCTTATAAAAGAGTACCTGTATTAATAATTAGTACATAAATATTCAGCCTGTTTTAGTATAGTCTCTGTTGCTTTTTCCTCTTTGTCAGGTGGATAACCATACTTTCTAAGAAGTCTCCTAACAATTACTTTTATCTTAGCTCTAGCACTATCTTTGACATTCCAATCAATTGACATATTTGTTTTGACAGCCTGTACTAAATCACGAGCTATCATTTTTAATGTCTTATCTCCCAGAATTTGAACTGCACTATCATTAGTATCAAGAGCATCATAAAAAGCTATTTCATCATCTGTTAATCCTAAATCCTCTCCTCTCTTTTGGGCTTCTCTAAATTCTTTAGCAAGATTAATTAACTCGTCGATAATTTCAGCTGTTTCTATAGCTCTGTTTTGATACTTTTTAAACGTAGCATCAAGCATATCTAGAAAAGAGCGAGATTGTGTAAT encodes:
- a CDS encoding DUF3387 domain-containing protein; the protein is MNSETDRKGIRGLPYKNVALETLKKLINDEIRTKSRTNITQSRSFLDMLDATFKKYQNRAIETAEIIDELINLAKEFREAQKRGEDLGLTDDEIAFYDALDTNDSAVQILGDKTLKMIARDLVQAVKTNMSIDWNVKDSARAKIKVIVRRLLRKYGYPPDKEEKATETILKQAEYLCTNY